One window of Cohnella hashimotonis genomic DNA carries:
- a CDS encoding extracellular solute-binding protein, which translates to MLKRKRLLMPALALTLLTTTLTACGGNDNETGSSGSAPASAGSTSSNATKANPGSEGKPLSLSMMNIFYSTEPPKQDNEILKKIEEYTNTDLDITWVPSTAYEDKLNVTVASGQLPQTLLVTNNKLTSIVNSIRSGMFWEVGPYLKDYPNLSQMNEKVLDNISIDGKVYGIYRYRALARYGVIIRKDWLDRLGLKEPTTVDELYKVAKAFTQNDPDGNGKNDTYGVAEEKSIGILNQFALYLGAPNNWGEKDGKLQPAFMYPEYKQALQLVKKMYDEKLITQDFAVANRADQINQQKAGIYFSVIDDAAYKHEDLYKLNSSANIDILQPITGPLGTRVLATTGYNGTFMFPKTSVKSEEELKRILGFFDKLADEPMQNLLGWGIEGKHYTLSNDKPVRTEEQTQLDSSEINPLRQLVWDDGAKKMSGENPPIVQKFSDLLKANEQYAITDQANPYLSDTQTEKGSELVKIIDEAKTKYIMGAIDDKGWDSAVQNWLNGGGQKIIEEYTAAYQSSKK; encoded by the coding sequence ATGTTAAAAAGAAAACGCTTGCTTATGCCCGCGCTTGCGCTCACGCTCCTGACGACAACGCTGACTGCCTGCGGCGGCAACGACAATGAAACTGGCAGTTCGGGGTCGGCCCCTGCGAGCGCCGGCAGTACGTCCAGCAACGCGACGAAAGCGAATCCAGGCAGCGAGGGCAAACCGCTGTCCCTCTCCATGATGAACATCTTCTACAGCACCGAGCCGCCCAAGCAGGACAATGAGATCCTGAAGAAGATCGAGGAATACACGAATACCGATCTGGATATCACCTGGGTGCCCTCGACGGCGTACGAAGACAAGCTTAACGTAACGGTCGCGTCCGGCCAGCTCCCGCAAACGTTGCTCGTAACGAATAATAAACTGACCTCGATCGTCAATTCCATTCGTTCGGGCATGTTCTGGGAGGTCGGGCCTTACCTTAAGGACTACCCCAACTTGTCTCAGATGAACGAGAAGGTGCTGGACAATATCTCGATCGACGGAAAAGTCTACGGTATCTATAGGTACCGTGCGCTCGCCCGTTATGGCGTCATTATCCGCAAAGACTGGCTGGATCGTCTCGGACTAAAAGAACCGACGACGGTCGACGAGCTTTACAAGGTCGCAAAAGCCTTTACGCAAAACGATCCGGACGGCAACGGAAAAAACGATACGTACGGCGTAGCCGAGGAAAAGAGCATCGGCATTTTGAACCAATTCGCGCTCTATCTCGGGGCGCCGAACAACTGGGGAGAAAAGGACGGCAAGCTGCAGCCTGCCTTTATGTATCCGGAATACAAACAAGCGCTTCAGCTCGTGAAGAAAATGTACGATGAGAAGCTCATTACGCAGGATTTTGCGGTTGCCAACCGGGCTGACCAGATCAACCAGCAAAAGGCAGGCATCTACTTCTCCGTCATTGACGACGCCGCCTACAAGCACGAGGATCTCTACAAGTTGAATTCATCGGCAAACATCGATATTTTGCAGCCAATCACGGGTCCTCTCGGCACTCGCGTACTGGCGACGACCGGCTACAACGGCACTTTTATGTTCCCTAAGACGAGCGTCAAATCCGAGGAAGAGTTAAAACGGATTTTAGGCTTCTTCGATAAATTGGCCGACGAACCGATGCAAAATTTGCTGGGCTGGGGAATCGAAGGCAAGCATTATACGCTGTCAAACGACAAGCCGGTCCGGACGGAAGAGCAGACGCAGCTGGATTCTTCGGAGATCAATCCGCTTCGGCAGCTCGTCTGGGATGACGGAGCGAAAAAAATGAGCGGCGAAAATCCGCCTATCGTACAAAAGTTCAGCGATCTCTTGAAGGCGAACGAACAATACGCCATTACCGACCAAGCGAATCCGTATCTGTCCGATACGCAGACGGAAAAGGGCAGCGAGCTCGTTAAAATCATCGATGAGGCGAAAACGAAGTATATTATGGGCGCCATCGACGACAAGGGCTGGGACAGCGCCGTTCAGAATTGGCTGAACGGCGGGGGACAGAAAATCATCGAAGAATATACGGCCGCCTACCAGAGCAGCAAGAAATAA
- a CDS encoding DUF1593 domain-containing protein, translating to MVTRTRVMVLTDISSLHRGWKEPDDTQSLVRLLLYANDLELEGLVATYSKHWDGEVKADYIEKIVKAYGEVRANLQLHDNRYPDEADLLGMIKAGNPCDGPDNVGDGHRTEGSDWIEAAICKEDDRPLWVTVWGGTTDLAQALWQAETRLGADRFRERLGQLRVYSVVDQYAMGSWVRDRYPELFYIRSRQGIRGMYKGGDASLVSDEWLRRYVTEGHGALGAAYPHYDGGDIYSRTVKGIKEGDSPSFLYLLPNGLGDSERPEWGSWGGRFIRDLGPKSGEVNRHYVDAEEFAGEGIHPDEVYWSSVYRWRDAFQRSFQARMDWCVLPSERGGREPICLISGPRERTVLSGASVELDGSASYDPRNRSLSYCWQVYEEAGTYRGTTTDLVGDRSSLVRLRAPNVSEPVTIHLILAVTNDGDPPLTSYGRVVLTVRPEAAL from the coding sequence ATGGTTACAAGAACGAGAGTGATGGTACTGACCGATATCAGTAGCTTGCATAGGGGATGGAAGGAACCAGACGATACGCAGTCCCTGGTGCGCTTGCTGCTGTACGCGAACGACCTGGAGCTCGAAGGTCTCGTCGCTACCTATTCCAAGCATTGGGATGGCGAAGTCAAGGCCGATTATATAGAAAAAATCGTAAAGGCATACGGCGAGGTGCGAGCCAACCTGCAGCTGCACGATAACCGTTACCCGGATGAAGCCGATTTGCTTGGAATGATCAAAGCGGGGAATCCGTGCGACGGTCCAGATAACGTAGGTGACGGTCATCGGACCGAAGGATCCGATTGGATCGAGGCGGCCATTTGCAAAGAGGACGACCGTCCGCTGTGGGTGACGGTCTGGGGCGGCACGACGGATTTGGCCCAAGCGCTATGGCAAGCGGAAACGCGACTGGGAGCTGATCGATTCCGCGAACGACTGGGTCAATTGCGCGTGTATTCGGTCGTCGACCAATATGCGATGGGGTCTTGGGTCCGGGACCGTTATCCCGAGCTTTTCTATATTCGGAGCCGTCAAGGTATTCGGGGCATGTACAAAGGAGGCGACGCTTCGCTCGTCAGCGACGAATGGCTGCGCAGGTACGTAACGGAAGGACATGGTGCGCTGGGCGCAGCTTACCCGCATTATGACGGTGGCGATATTTATTCCAGAACCGTTAAAGGGATCAAGGAAGGCGATTCGCCTTCGTTCTTATACCTGCTTCCAAACGGGCTCGGCGATTCGGAGCGACCCGAATGGGGGAGTTGGGGAGGGCGATTCATCCGAGATCTTGGGCCAAAGTCCGGAGAGGTCAATCGTCACTATGTCGACGCCGAGGAATTCGCGGGCGAAGGCATTCACCCGGACGAAGTGTATTGGTCGTCGGTTTACCGGTGGAGAGACGCCTTTCAACGCTCTTTTCAGGCACGCATGGATTGGTGCGTCCTTCCTTCGGAGAGGGGGGGCCGCGAGCCGATCTGCCTCATTTCGGGTCCGCGCGAACGGACGGTACTCTCCGGCGCCTCCGTCGAATTGGACGGATCGGCATCCTATGACCCCCGGAATCGCAGTTTGAGCTATTGTTGGCAGGTATACGAGGAAGCTGGCACCTACCGCGGAACGACGACGGATCTGGTAGGCGATCGTTCTTCGCTCGTTCGTCTGCGCGCGCCCAATGTTAGCGAGCCTGTCACCATTCACTTGATTTTGGCCGTCACGAACGACGGTGATCCGCCGCTCACTTCCTATGGGCGCGTGGTGCTGACCGTTCGTCCCGAGGCAGCCTTATGA
- a CDS encoding LamG-like jellyroll fold domain-containing protein — translation MKRIRKWSVGSLTAVLLLSFALTASAYSHPGGLVTSDELAAVKTQVDANVSPWKEAYDRMMTDANAALTQSSHAIAVLNIPGYYADPTGHDAAKLRLEIDAQSAYAAAVAYRFTGNTTYADKAKELLNGWSYTNTGVSGTDGRLVSAYVGVGLVNAADMIKDYSGWSAADKTQFGSWLTNVMIPTWASITSANNWKDWSLYAQIASYQFLDDPAGMATKVTQLKSWIDTSIASDGFLPAETTRGTNSLWYHYFALSPMTSAAEIVKNATGEDLYNWVSPGGKSIKLALDKLFYYVDGHVSEWPTAYGGPNQSFSNARNLYEAMADVYQDEDYEAYVKDARPLVGRINSASGYYHNHAWVYPTLLRTSFLEVAEPGLVGSWSFDETSGTTAADSSGNGLGGTLTGGPVWTTGHTNGALGFDGTDDYVNLGNPADLRMTGAMTLAAWVYVDTFTHAGRIISKQGSSTNRGWSLNVETDGKASFQIASNSSTVQLVNSAAAIPSGQWVHLAGVYEPGTALRLYVNGALSNSNTTSIAASQYNNNLNVNIGRRPSGDLYFDGMLDEVQAYNKSLTASEVSALAAANVPDLVGYWNLDETSGTTAADSSGNGLSGILTNGPAWTTGHTNGALSFDGTNDYVSLGNPSSLQLTGAMTLSAWVYVDSFTNAGRIIAKQGTASNRGWTLNVESDGKASFQIATNSTTVQLVNSVAAIPSGQWVHLAGVYEPGTALRIYVNGTLSNANTTSIAASQYNNSLNVNIGRRPSGDLYFDGSIDEVRVYGRALSAVEISAVM, via the coding sequence ATGAAAAGGATTCGCAAATGGTCGGTTGGTTCGCTAACAGCGGTACTCTTGTTATCCTTCGCCCTTACGGCTTCGGCCTATTCGCACCCGGGCGGACTGGTGACGTCCGACGAGCTCGCTGCCGTGAAGACGCAGGTGGATGCGAACGTCTCTCCGTGGAAGGAAGCGTACGACCGGATGATGACGGACGCCAACGCGGCGCTGACCCAGAGCAGCCACGCGATCGCCGTCCTTAACATTCCCGGCTATTATGCCGATCCGACGGGACATGACGCGGCCAAGCTCCGCCTGGAGATCGATGCCCAATCGGCATATGCGGCGGCGGTCGCTTACCGGTTTACAGGCAATACGACGTATGCCGACAAGGCGAAGGAGCTGCTTAACGGCTGGTCTTACACGAATACCGGCGTCAGCGGCACGGACGGGCGGCTGGTCTCGGCGTATGTAGGCGTAGGTCTTGTAAATGCCGCCGATATGATCAAGGATTATTCGGGCTGGAGCGCGGCGGACAAGACGCAATTCGGCAGCTGGCTTACGAACGTGATGATTCCGACCTGGGCTTCGATCACTTCCGCCAACAACTGGAAGGACTGGAGCTTGTACGCACAGATCGCGTCGTACCAGTTCCTGGACGATCCGGCGGGCATGGCGACTAAAGTGACCCAGCTCAAAAGCTGGATCGATACTTCCATCGCGTCGGATGGCTTCCTCCCGGCCGAGACGACCCGCGGCACCAACTCGCTGTGGTACCACTACTTCGCGTTAAGCCCGATGACGTCGGCCGCGGAGATCGTGAAGAACGCCACCGGCGAGGATCTGTACAACTGGGTGTCGCCAGGCGGCAAGAGCATCAAGCTCGCGCTCGACAAGCTATTTTACTACGTCGACGGACATGTGTCGGAATGGCCGACGGCTTACGGCGGACCGAACCAATCCTTTTCCAACGCGAGAAATTTGTACGAGGCGATGGCGGACGTTTATCAGGACGAGGATTATGAGGCATACGTGAAGGACGCCCGGCCGCTGGTCGGAAGAATCAATTCTGCGAGCGGCTATTATCACAACCACGCCTGGGTGTATCCAACTCTGCTCAGAACGTCGTTCCTGGAAGTGGCCGAACCAGGCCTGGTGGGGTCTTGGAGCTTCGACGAAACATCGGGGACGACGGCTGCGGACAGCTCGGGCAACGGTCTCGGCGGCACCTTGACCGGAGGACCGGTCTGGACGACGGGCCATACGAACGGCGCGCTCGGTTTCGACGGTACCGACGATTATGTTAACCTGGGGAATCCGGCCGACCTGCGGATGACGGGCGCGATGACGCTGGCCGCATGGGTTTATGTCGATACATTTACGCATGCGGGACGAATCATCTCGAAGCAAGGATCTTCCACGAACAGAGGCTGGAGCCTGAACGTGGAGACGGACGGCAAAGCGTCCTTCCAGATCGCTTCAAACAGCTCGACGGTGCAGCTCGTCAACAGCGCCGCCGCCATTCCGTCTGGGCAGTGGGTGCATCTGGCGGGCGTCTATGAACCGGGAACCGCGCTCCGGCTCTACGTCAACGGCGCACTCAGCAATTCCAATACGACATCGATCGCCGCGTCCCAGTACAACAACAATCTGAACGTCAACATTGGCCGTCGTCCGAGCGGCGACCTGTATTTCGACGGCATGCTCGACGAGGTGCAGGCCTACAACAAGTCGCTCACGGCGAGCGAGGTATCGGCGCTTGCCGCTGCGAACGTACCCGACTTGGTCGGATACTGGAACTTGGACGAGACGTCGGGAACGACGGCCGCCGACAGCTCCGGCAACGGCCTCAGCGGCATACTGACGAACGGCCCAGCGTGGACGACGGGGCATACGAACGGTGCTTTGAGCTTCGACGGCACCAACGATTACGTCAGCCTTGGCAATCCGTCTTCCTTGCAACTGACAGGCGCGATGACGCTGTCCGCTTGGGTATATGTCGATTCCTTCACGAATGCGGGACGGATTATCGCTAAGCAAGGTACGGCCAGTAACAGAGGCTGGACGCTGAACGTAGAATCGGACGGCAAAGCATCATTCCAGATCGCCACGAACAGCACGACGGTGCAGCTCGTTAACAGCGTCGCCGCGATTCCGTCCGGGCAGTGGGTCCATTTGGCGGGCGTCTACGAGCCGGGCACCGCGCTCCGTATCTACGTGAATGGGACGCTTAGCAACGCCAACACGACGTCGATCGCAGCGTCGCAATACAACAACTCGCTGAACGTCAATATCGGCCGTCGGCCGAGCGGCGACCTGTACTTCGACGGTAGCATCGATGAGGTTCGCGTGTACGGCAGAGCGTTGTCCGCCGTCGAGATTTCAGCTGTCATGTAA
- a CDS encoding acetylxylan esterase, with amino-acid sequence MGYLQQATEELYRYMPSLTKRDDFDDFWRETIDEAKKVPLAAKRTRVDYPIRRANIYEIQYDGLDGTPIHGWMLVPDVGVGGPLPCLIRYHGFNGSRSEPSAFMHWVLMGFVVISVDCRDQGGRTGNHASYSSGFSMNVASKGVHNRYEYYYRYVYMDCLKAIDFACEQTEVDRSRIVVEGGSQGGGLAMAVAALDDRPVLALADVPSNSNLTKRVEGQHGAFASVAEYIKKHPSELDLVLDNLSYFDTMNMADRIACRVYASVAMKDDTCPPQMYFATYNRIAGEKDIAIYPFNGHEGGGPVHTEKKIAYVHRWFGDWFA; translated from the coding sequence TTGGGTTACCTGCAGCAAGCGACAGAAGAATTGTACCGGTATATGCCCTCGCTCACGAAGAGGGACGACTTCGACGACTTCTGGCGAGAGACGATCGACGAAGCAAAGAAGGTTCCGCTGGCGGCGAAGCGCACACGCGTAGATTATCCAATCCGGAGAGCGAACATTTACGAGATTCAATACGACGGCTTGGACGGCACGCCGATTCACGGCTGGATGCTCGTTCCCGATGTTGGGGTCGGGGGGCCGTTACCGTGCCTGATCCGTTATCACGGGTTCAACGGCAGCCGCAGCGAGCCGTCGGCCTTTATGCATTGGGTCCTGATGGGCTTCGTCGTGATATCCGTCGATTGTCGCGACCAAGGTGGTCGCACGGGCAACCATGCGTCGTATTCGAGCGGATTCTCGATGAACGTCGCCAGCAAAGGCGTACACAACCGTTATGAGTATTATTATCGCTACGTGTATATGGACTGTTTGAAGGCGATCGACTTTGCCTGCGAGCAGACGGAGGTGGACCGCTCTCGGATCGTCGTCGAAGGCGGCAGCCAAGGCGGCGGACTCGCGATGGCGGTCGCAGCGCTGGACGACAGACCGGTGCTGGCGCTGGCCGACGTACCCAGCAACAGCAATCTAACGAAGCGGGTCGAAGGTCAGCACGGGGCGTTCGCGAGCGTGGCCGAATACATCAAGAAGCATCCGAGCGAGCTGGATCTCGTCCTGGACAATCTAAGCTACTTCGACACAATGAACATGGCGGACCGTATCGCTTGCCGTGTGTACGCGTCCGTCGCAATGAAGGACGATACTTGCCCGCCGCAGATGTACTTTGCTACGTACAACCGGATCGCCGGAGAGAAGGACATCGCCATCTATCCGTTCAACGGCCATGAGGGAGGCGGTCCGGTACATACCGAGAAGAAAATCGCGTACGTGCACCGATGGTTCGGAGATTGGTTCGCATGA
- a CDS encoding ABC transporter permease, translated as METISAGAAGTQTKEIRTRHRRKGLLYDLRKNRIMWLMVFPVLVYFLINSYLPMVGVYFAFTKFDFNSGLFGSPFVGFENFRMLIKLGALEKITINTVAYNLVFIGLGNAFAVTAAILLNEIAGKFFKRITQTVMFLPYFVSFVLLGSMAYSFFNYDSGFVNTVLQWFGMERQDIYNTPAYWPFIITFFYIWKNLGYSTIIYLATVVNINQDYYEAAELDGASAWQKIWSITLPLLKPTFIILLLFAVGHIMKGQFDLFYQLVGANGMLFNATDIIDTYVYRSLKVTFDMGLANAAGLYQSFFGFVLIMIVNFIIKKINRDYALF; from the coding sequence ATGGAAACCATAAGTGCCGGGGCAGCAGGGACCCAGACCAAAGAGATCCGTACGCGGCACCGACGCAAAGGACTGCTTTACGATTTAAGAAAAAACCGAATCATGTGGCTGATGGTTTTTCCCGTTCTCGTCTATTTTCTCATTAATTCTTATCTTCCGATGGTCGGCGTATACTTCGCGTTTACGAAGTTCGATTTTAATTCCGGCTTGTTCGGCAGTCCGTTCGTCGGTTTCGAAAATTTCAGAATGCTCATCAAGCTGGGCGCCCTTGAGAAAATTACGATCAATACGGTCGCGTATAACCTTGTTTTTATCGGCTTGGGCAATGCTTTCGCGGTAACGGCCGCTATTTTACTAAACGAAATCGCGGGCAAGTTTTTCAAACGAATTACGCAAACGGTCATGTTTTTGCCTTATTTCGTTTCATTCGTCCTCTTGGGCTCGATGGCGTACAGCTTTTTCAACTACGACAGCGGCTTCGTCAATACGGTTCTCCAGTGGTTCGGCATGGAGCGGCAGGATATATACAATACGCCGGCTTACTGGCCATTCATTATTACCTTCTTCTATATTTGGAAAAACCTCGGTTACAGCACGATTATTTACTTGGCGACCGTCGTCAACATCAATCAAGATTATTACGAAGCCGCCGAATTGGACGGCGCCTCCGCGTGGCAGAAAATCTGGTCGATCACCCTTCCTTTGCTGAAGCCGACCTTCATCATTCTCCTCCTGTTTGCCGTCGGACACATCATGAAAGGCCAATTCGATCTGTTCTACCAGCTCGTCGGCGCGAACGGCATGCTGTTCAATGCCACCGACATTATCGACACCTACGTTTATCGTTCGCTGAAGGTGACCTTCGATATGGGTCTTGCGAATGCGGCAGGATTGTATCAATCCTTTTTCGGCTTCGTGCTGATCATGATCGTCAACTTCATTATTAAAAAAATCAATCGCGATTACGCCCTGTTCTGA
- a CDS encoding carbohydrate ABC transporter permease, whose product MGSSALSARSSIKWTAYIFITVASILCLVPFLLVLSGSLTANDSIVSEGYNLLPGDWSLEGYRTIFHNPDKVLRAYGVTGLTTLTGTLLGMFMITMTGYVLQRKDFKYRNAVSFFIYFTTLFGGGLVPWYILVTKYLRLTDSLWALILPGLLSPFLIILMRSFMSSMIPDEVIESAKIDGAGDFLIYWRITLPISLPGLATIGLFLTLHYWNDWYLSSLFINNPDKYQLQYYLYNVINNAKAIQDLAISGVTLNANLPMETTKMAMSIIAVGPILFLYPFVQRYFVKGLTIGAVKG is encoded by the coding sequence ATGGGAAGCAGCGCCTTATCCGCCAGATCCTCTATTAAATGGACGGCTTACATCTTTATTACGGTTGCGTCGATTCTATGCCTGGTGCCGTTTCTGCTCGTGCTCTCGGGATCGCTGACCGCCAACGATTCGATCGTGAGCGAGGGCTACAATCTCCTTCCGGGCGATTGGTCGCTGGAGGGCTATCGTACGATTTTCCATAACCCGGACAAAGTACTGCGGGCTTACGGCGTGACGGGACTCACGACGCTGACGGGGACGCTCCTCGGTATGTTTATGATCACGATGACCGGATACGTGCTGCAGCGCAAGGATTTCAAATATCGCAACGCCGTTTCTTTCTTCATTTACTTTACGACGCTCTTCGGTGGCGGCCTCGTCCCATGGTATATTCTGGTCACCAAGTATCTTCGTTTGACCGATTCGCTGTGGGCGCTTATTTTGCCGGGATTGCTTTCGCCGTTTCTGATCATTCTGATGCGCAGCTTCATGAGCAGCATGATTCCGGATGAGGTGATCGAGTCCGCCAAGATCGACGGCGCCGGCGATTTTCTGATTTACTGGCGAATTACGCTGCCGATCTCGCTGCCGGGCCTGGCCACCATCGGACTTTTCCTCACGCTGCATTATTGGAACGACTGGTACCTCTCCTCGCTGTTCATTAACAATCCCGATAAATATCAGTTGCAGTATTACTTGTACAACGTCATCAACAATGCGAAAGCCATTCAGGATCTGGCGATCAGCGGCGTCACGCTGAACGCGAATCTGCCGATGGAGACGACGAAGATGGCGATGTCGATCATCGCGGTCGGTCCGATCCTGTTCCTGTACCCGTTCGTTCAACGCTATTTCGTCAAAGGCTTGACGATCGGGGCCGTCAAAGGTTAG
- a CDS encoding extracellular solute-binding protein: MAVPKKWWGLGLSASLLAAILSGCSSGSNNGNNGDAQATASASSTESASPSASGAAATASPASALDTSKKVELQFYMVGDAPADLKEIESKINEMALQDLNATVKFNFTTWSDWSQKYKLLLASGQPIDLIFTADWTQYQTYANKGAFLPLDDLLPKSAPELHGFVPKEMWDAVKVGGKIYTVPSTYEEYVTDGIVYREDLRKKYNLPVPDSLEHLENYLDGIKKNEPGMTPIADKGNLHVEAYQLHPDLKNMAYKVGSTPYGLNIPYDDPHNVTSYWGSQAHLDMLKIFKGWTDKGYLPRNQLNDATRGPDLFASGKAAVVLSAQNPTAYGQLLSKMAGTGMEIAYFPYPMYKGYSTPVHPIHNGFAIPTSSANPERALAFYEKLVLDKRYNLLTEYGVEGKHYEVSADGHYQAVGDAGASGFPREGMNGWAWRNPEYMLFDTSYDVVGGIFKQLETISKPDFLTGLAEDYTPYQAERAALEQVQQEYLAPLEAGVVKDVEAGLKTFMEKAKAAGLDKVQDGYKQQLDSYLTEIGR, encoded by the coding sequence ATGGCGGTACCGAAAAAATGGTGGGGTCTAGGACTATCAGCGAGCTTGCTGGCAGCCATACTGTCCGGGTGCAGCAGCGGATCGAACAACGGCAACAATGGTGATGCGCAGGCGACGGCTTCCGCGTCGTCAACGGAGAGCGCTTCGCCGAGCGCGAGCGGCGCCGCGGCAACCGCCTCGCCGGCTTCGGCGCTAGATACGTCTAAGAAGGTCGAGCTTCAATTCTATATGGTTGGCGATGCTCCGGCCGACCTGAAAGAGATCGAGTCCAAGATCAATGAGATGGCGCTGCAGGATCTGAACGCCACGGTCAAATTTAACTTCACGACCTGGTCGGATTGGAGCCAGAAGTACAAGCTCCTGCTGGCGAGCGGCCAGCCGATCGACTTGATTTTCACGGCAGACTGGACGCAGTATCAAACCTATGCGAACAAGGGCGCTTTCCTCCCGCTGGACGACTTGCTGCCGAAGTCGGCGCCGGAACTGCATGGCTTTGTGCCAAAGGAAATGTGGGACGCCGTCAAGGTCGGAGGCAAGATCTATACGGTTCCTTCAACCTACGAGGAGTATGTGACGGACGGCATCGTATATCGGGAAGATCTGCGCAAGAAGTACAACCTTCCGGTTCCCGACTCGCTTGAGCACCTTGAGAATTACCTCGACGGCATCAAGAAAAACGAACCTGGCATGACACCGATCGCGGACAAGGGCAACCTTCATGTGGAAGCGTACCAGCTCCATCCCGATCTGAAAAATATGGCCTACAAGGTCGGATCGACGCCTTATGGTCTGAACATTCCTTATGACGATCCGCACAACGTGACTTCCTACTGGGGCTCGCAGGCGCATCTCGATATGCTGAAAATTTTTAAGGGATGGACCGATAAAGGCTACCTGCCGCGAAACCAGCTGAACGACGCAACAAGAGGGCCGGACCTTTTCGCATCCGGCAAAGCCGCCGTCGTGCTCTCCGCGCAAAATCCGACGGCATACGGGCAGCTGTTGTCCAAGATGGCAGGCACGGGAATGGAGATCGCTTATTTCCCGTATCCGATGTATAAGGGATACTCGACGCCAGTCCACCCGATTCACAACGGCTTCGCCATCCCGACAAGCAGCGCGAATCCCGAGCGGGCGCTGGCGTTCTACGAGAAGCTTGTGCTCGACAAACGATATAACTTACTGACGGAATACGGCGTGGAAGGCAAGCACTATGAAGTGTCGGCCGATGGGCATTATCAGGCGGTCGGCGATGCCGGCGCAAGCGGCTTCCCGCGCGAAGGCATGAACGGTTGGGCATGGCGCAATCCCGAGTACATGTTGTTTGATACGAGCTACGATGTCGTAGGTGGCATCTTCAAACAGCTCGAGACGATCTCGAAGCCGGACTTCCTGACGGGACTGGCCGAGGATTATACGCCATATCAGGCGGAGAGAGCCGCGCTCGAACAAGTCCAGCAGGAGTACCTGGCGCCGCTTGAAGCGGGCGTCGTCAAAGATGTGGAGGCCGGACTTAAGACTTTCATGGAGAAGGCCAAGGCAGCAGGGCTCGACAAAGTGCAGGATGGCTACAAGCAGCAGTTGGACAGCTATTTAACCGAGATCGGCCGTTGA